The Plasmodium malariae genome assembly, chromosome: 3 genome window below encodes:
- the PmUG01_03032200 gene encoding uncharacterized protein, translated as MKVINLFVVLLIILAISSLEPYTCINISSVYIKNELQKIEESIRKKNRNNKIMHGSLALGLTFLAASALVLRIYMQKRKENAIENLSSKVEHNKNIAQQNRNCKDQVVYAKKNVTTKEYSGKKKEIESIKTVLSFLFFILGK; from the coding sequence atgaaagtcataaatttatttgtcGTTTTATTGATTATTTTAGCCATCAGTTCATTAGAaccatatacatgtataaacatatcttctgtttatattaaaaatgaattacaaaaaattgaGGAAAGCATTAGGAAAAagaatagaaataataaaattatgcatGGTTCATTAGCATTAGGATTAACATTCCTTGCAGCTTCTGCATTAGTTTTGAGAATCTATATgcagaaaagaaaagaaaatgcCATAGAAAATTTGTCTTCAAAAGttgaacataataaaaacatagcACAACAGAACAGAAATTGTAAAGATCAAGTTGTATATGCGAAGAAAAATGTGACAACTAAAGAGTACTCggggaagaaaaaagaaatagaatcCATTAAAACAGtattatcttttcttttttttattttgggAAAGTAA